In Psychrobacter ciconiae, the following are encoded in one genomic region:
- a CDS encoding ABC transporter permease — MDWNWQVIFDHIPDLLGGAVLTAQLVVFSGIVGLILAQLRLSKSMAVQALPFAYIFFFRGTPLLVQIFLIYYGLGQFEAVRNSFLWEPVLSQAYWCAIIAFTMNTSAYLAEIFRGAIQTIPVGELEAADAIGMSKWQKLTRITLPRAFGIVIPAYSNEVIFMLKGSALASTIALMDITGVARTISARTYTLMELFFAAGVIYLLLSWVILLSFRLLEQRLNRYMSYVPPDVLTKTIP, encoded by the coding sequence ATGGATTGGAATTGGCAAGTTATTTTTGACCATATCCCAGATTTGCTCGGTGGGGCGGTGCTGACCGCGCAACTGGTGGTCTTTTCAGGAATTGTCGGGCTGATTTTAGCGCAGTTACGGCTGTCAAAAAGCATGGCGGTGCAAGCGTTGCCGTTTGCTTATATTTTCTTTTTCCGTGGCACGCCGCTGCTGGTTCAAATCTTTTTGATTTATTATGGTTTGGGGCAGTTTGAGGCCGTTCGCAATTCGTTTTTGTGGGAGCCGGTGCTAAGCCAAGCCTATTGGTGCGCCATCATTGCCTTTACCATGAATACCAGTGCTTATTTGGCGGAGATTTTTCGCGGGGCGATTCAAACCATTCCGGTAGGGGAGCTTGAAGCCGCGGACGCCATTGGCATGTCAAAATGGCAAAAGCTGACCCGAATTACCTTGCCGCGCGCCTTTGGCATTGTGATTCCGGCGTACAGCAACGAAGTGATTTTTATGCTCAAAGGCAGCGCCCTTGCCTCAACCATTGCTTTGATGGACATCACCGGCGTTGCCCGAACCATCAGCGCAAGAACTTATACGTTGATGGAGTTGTTTTTTGCCGCAGGGGTGATTTATTTGCTGCTGTCTTGGGTGATTTTATTGAGCTTTAGGCTGCTTGAGCAGCGCTTGAACCGCTATATGAGCTATGTGCCGCCTGATGTTCTGACCAAAACCATTCCTTAA
- a CDS encoding transporter substrate-binding domain-containing protein — MTSNRKFFAKSAVVTLVAAGLLTACSNDSPEAGADSSGDNAQIKIATESSFKPFSYTDANGNLIGYEIDLVNALCDQMNADCEVISQDWDGLIPGLNAKKFDAAIAGMSITPERKEVVDFSDPYFHTGIILIGKKGDNITVDDLKAQPIAAQRATVAAQYLQDKHNEADIKLYDTQDNAYLDLTSGRVRAMMSDKVVGLDWLKTDAGKDYEVKGAEISSDEDAMGIAFQKGNPMISKFNKALAEIKANGTYDNITTRYFGADTKAASAGDDIKDVVVVDDKSADLATAEQ; from the coding sequence ATGACTTCTAACCGGAAATTTTTTGCCAAATCAGCCGTGGTTACGCTCGTTGCAGCAGGCTTGCTGACGGCTTGTAGCAACGACAGCCCTGAAGCCGGCGCGGATAGCTCAGGCGACAACGCCCAAATCAAAATCGCCACCGAATCCAGCTTTAAACCATTCAGCTACACCGATGCCAACGGCAATTTAATTGGCTATGAGATTGATTTGGTCAATGCCTTATGCGACCAGATGAACGCGGATTGTGAGGTAATTTCACAAGACTGGGACGGCTTGATTCCTGGGCTGAATGCCAAAAAATTTGATGCGGCGATTGCGGGGATGTCCATCACCCCTGAGCGTAAAGAGGTCGTTGATTTTAGCGACCCGTATTTTCATACCGGCATCATTTTGATTGGCAAAAAAGGTGACAACATCACCGTCGATGATTTAAAAGCTCAGCCGATTGCCGCTCAGCGCGCCACCGTTGCCGCGCAATATCTACAAGACAAGCATAACGAGGCGGACATTAAGCTTTATGACACGCAAGACAACGCTTATCTTGATTTAACCTCAGGTCGCGTTCGTGCCATGATGTCAGATAAAGTGGTTGGTTTGGACTGGCTGAAAACTGACGCTGGCAAGGATTATGAAGTGAAGGGCGCTGAAATCAGCTCTGATGAGGACGCCATGGGGATTGCCTTTCAAAAGGGCAACCCGATGATTAGCAAATTTAACAAGGCATTGGCTGAAATCAAAGCCAACGGCACTTATGACAACATCACCACGAGATATTTTGGCGCAGACACCAAAGCGGCAAGCGCAGGGGATGACATTAAAGACGTGGTCGTGGTCGATGATAAGTCAGCGGATTTGGCAACTGCTGAACAGTAA
- a CDS encoding ABC transporter permease, whose translation MIDLQGFGGLLLSGALVTIKITLTSLAIGMVLGLLGATAKLSSIWIFRKLATIYTATMRGIPELLLVLFIYFGGSMILMSALKSFGYNNYVEISAFWAGVMALSIAFGAYATEILRMAIQEIPVGQSEAAQAIGMRPLQIFYRITLPQVWQIALPGLGNLFLVLLKDTALVSVVGLKDIMYQSSRAAQSTQQPFTFYMAAAIIYLGLTVLITGFTMWLEWRANPAARYAKKLAKLPAQSIGN comes from the coding sequence GTGATTGATTTACAAGGATTTGGCGGACTACTGCTCAGCGGGGCTTTGGTCACCATTAAGATTACCTTAACCAGCCTTGCCATCGGAATGGTGCTTGGTTTGCTTGGCGCGACTGCTAAGTTGTCCTCAATTTGGATTTTCCGAAAGCTTGCCACCATTTATACGGCAACCATGCGCGGCATTCCTGAGCTGTTGTTGGTGCTGTTTATTTATTTTGGTGGCTCAATGATTTTGATGAGCGCGCTTAAGTCCTTTGGTTATAACAACTACGTTGAAATCAGTGCCTTTTGGGCGGGGGTGATGGCGCTATCGATTGCCTTTGGGGCTTATGCCACTGAGATTTTGCGGATGGCAATTCAAGAAATCCCAGTCGGTCAAAGTGAAGCGGCGCAAGCAATTGGCATGCGACCGCTGCAAATTTTTTATCGCATCACCTTGCCGCAAGTTTGGCAAATTGCGCTTCCTGGTCTTGGCAATTTGTTTTTGGTTTTGCTTAAAGATACGGCGCTGGTGTCGGTCGTTGGGCTTAAAGACATCATGTATCAGTCTTCGCGCGCGGCGCAGTCGACCCAGCAGCCGTTTACCTTTTATATGGCGGCGGCGATTATCTATTTGGGGCTGACAGTGTTGATTACCGGATTTACCATGTGGCTTGAGTGGCGCGCTAATCCGGCGGCAAGGTACGCCAAAAAGCTCGCCAAGCTACCTGCACAAAGCATTGGTAATTAA
- a CDS encoding glutamate-5-semialdehyde dehydrogenase, which produces MTAQTDDIKSYMTTLGQNARAASRTLAAASTHDKNSALIAIHDALMAAKADILAANKKDVENGEKNNLEPALLDRLELNDARFDAMLQGLKDVASLPDPIGEISDMTYRPSGILLGKMRVPLGVVGMIYESRPNVTLEAASLALKSGNAIILRGGSEAFESNQAIARCIHQGLEASGLPKSSVQVINTTDRAAVGELITMTDFVDVIVPRGGKGLIERISRDARVPVIKHLDGNCHTFIDSEANTDIAIKVSVNAKTHRYGTCNTMETLLVDKEVADKLLPKIAEAIIDADSDMQLRVDDQANAILTANAKLQGHLSPANLDDWDTEYLAPILAVKVVEGLDAAIDHINSHGSHHTDVIITENYSKSQRFIREVDSSSVMINASSRFADGFEYGLGAEIGISTDKIHARGPVGLEGLTSQKWVVYGHGETRV; this is translated from the coding sequence ATGACTGCCCAAACGGATGATATTAAATCTTACATGACAACTTTGGGTCAAAACGCCCGCGCCGCCTCACGAACGCTTGCTGCTGCTAGCACTCATGACAAAAACAGTGCTTTGATTGCGATTCATGACGCATTGATGGCTGCAAAAGCGGATATTTTGGCGGCAAATAAAAAAGACGTTGAAAATGGCGAAAAAAATAACCTTGAGCCGGCACTGCTTGATAGATTAGAGCTGAACGACGCGCGCTTTGATGCCATGCTACAAGGCTTAAAAGATGTGGCAAGCCTCCCTGATCCCATTGGCGAGATTAGCGACATGACTTATCGCCCCTCAGGGATTTTACTGGGTAAAATGCGCGTCCCGCTTGGCGTGGTTGGCATGATTTACGAGTCACGCCCCAACGTGACCCTTGAGGCGGCGTCGCTTGCGCTAAAATCAGGAAATGCCATTATCCTTCGCGGCGGCTCAGAAGCGTTTGAATCAAACCAAGCCATCGCCCGCTGTATCCATCAAGGACTAGAAGCTTCAGGACTGCCAAAAAGTAGCGTTCAAGTGATTAACACCACTGACCGCGCGGCGGTTGGCGAGCTGATTACCATGACTGACTTTGTTGACGTTATCGTTCCGCGCGGCGGCAAAGGCTTGATTGAGCGCATCAGCCGCGATGCTCGTGTTCCAGTCATCAAGCATTTAGACGGCAACTGCCACACCTTTATCGATAGCGAGGCTAATACTGACATCGCCATTAAGGTCAGCGTGAATGCCAAAACGCACCGCTACGGCACGTGCAACACCATGGAAACGCTGCTTGTTGATAAAGAAGTTGCCGATAAATTATTGCCAAAAATTGCCGAAGCCATCATTGATGCCGATAGCGATATGCAGCTTCGCGTTGATGACCAAGCTAATGCCATTTTAACAGCCAATGCCAAGCTTCAAGGTCACCTAAGTCCGGCAAACTTAGACGATTGGGATACCGAATACCTTGCGCCGATTTTAGCGGTTAAAGTCGTTGAGGGTTTAGACGCGGCAATTGACCACATCAACTCCCACGGCAGCCACCACACCGATGTGATCATCACCGAAAACTACAGCAAATCACAGCGCTTTATCCGTGAGGTCGACTCCTCAAGCGTCATGATTAACGCCTCAAGCCGCTTTGCCGATGGCTTTGAATATGGTTTGGGCGCAGAAATTGGCATTTCAACCGACAAAATCCATGCCCGCGGTCCTGTTGGGCTTGAGGGCTTAACCTCACAAAAATGGGTCGTTTACGGTCATGGCGAAACTCGCGTCTAG
- a CDS encoding transporter substrate-binding domain-containing protein has translation MSTSSVLWSSVTIAAALMLGACSPSTEQNGAASDSSASGKTLRIATEGAYPPFNLTNSDGSLGGFDVDVMNALCKQMNAKCDIVAQDWDGIIPGLLAQKYDAVIAGMSITPERQEKVDFTEPYFANTMVWLTSSNGKFDPNNIQNLTLGGQRSTTPGAYLQDHYEGKNGNTVQLYDSYDNAYLDLKSGRSDAVLAEKVSAKAWLKDNPEGFGITGDEIDNDDNIAIAVRKGDTLKNDFDNALKEIRANGELERIEKAHFDH, from the coding sequence ATGTCGACTTCTTCAGTATTGTGGTCTTCTGTGACCATTGCAGCAGCTTTAATGCTTGGCGCTTGTAGCCCATCGACTGAGCAAAATGGCGCGGCAAGCGATAGCAGCGCGAGCGGCAAAACCCTACGGATTGCCACCGAGGGCGCTTACCCGCCGTTTAACCTGACCAATTCTGATGGCAGTTTGGGCGGCTTTGATGTTGATGTGATGAACGCGCTTTGCAAGCAAATGAACGCCAAATGCGACATTGTGGCTCAAGATTGGGATGGCATTATCCCAGGGCTGTTGGCTCAAAAATACGATGCGGTGATTGCGGGGATGTCCATCACCCCTGAGCGTCAAGAAAAAGTCGATTTTACCGAGCCGTATTTTGCCAATACCATGGTTTGGCTGACCAGCAGCAATGGCAAATTTGACCCCAATAATATTCAAAACTTAACCTTGGGTGGTCAGCGCTCAACGACACCGGGCGCGTATTTGCAAGATCATTATGAAGGCAAAAACGGCAACACCGTTCAGCTTTATGACAGCTATGACAATGCTTATTTAGACTTAAAGTCCGGTCGCAGTGATGCGGTATTGGCAGAAAAAGTCTCCGCAAAAGCTTGGCTCAAAGACAACCCTGAAGGCTTTGGCATTACCGGCGATGAGATTGACAATGATGACAATATCGCCATTGCCGTTCGCAAAGGCGACACGTTAAAAAATGACTTTGACAACGCGCTAAAAGAAATCCGCGCTAATGGCGAGCTTGAGCGCATCGAAAAAGCCCATTTTGACCACTAA
- a CDS encoding ABC transporter ATP-binding protein: MIATTDPTQAPDVPNAASAPDVSGTANAPIALEIRDLHKSYGALPVLKGVSLTAYDGDVISILGSSGSGKSTLLRCINLLEKPTQGTILIGNDELRLKVDKSGEMQAADIKQLEKLRASVGFVFQSFNLWPHKTILQNIIEGPTQVLKIKKDQAISEAEVLLRKVGLIDKKDAYPANLSGGQRQRVAIARALAMKPRVLLFDEPTSALDPELVNEVLAVMRELAEEGRTMLIVTHEMRFARDVSSKVVFLHQGVIEEIGTPEQVFDNPTSQRVKDFMASHRN, from the coding sequence ATGATTGCAACTACCGACCCAACCCAAGCTCCTGATGTTCCCAATGCTGCTAGCGCCCCCGATGTTTCTGGCACTGCTAACGCTCCCATCGCCCTTGAAATCCGCGACCTGCACAAAAGCTATGGGGCGCTGCCCGTGTTAAAAGGGGTGTCTCTCACTGCTTATGATGGCGATGTCATCTCAATTTTAGGATCGTCAGGCTCTGGCAAATCAACCTTACTGCGCTGCATCAACTTGCTAGAAAAGCCCACCCAAGGCACCATCCTCATCGGCAATGACGAGCTGCGCTTAAAAGTCGACAAATCAGGGGAGATGCAAGCGGCGGACATTAAGCAGCTTGAAAAGCTGCGTGCAAGCGTAGGATTTGTGTTTCAAAGCTTTAACCTTTGGCCGCACAAAACCATTTTGCAAAACATCATCGAAGGTCCAACCCAAGTCTTAAAAATCAAAAAAGACCAAGCCATCAGTGAAGCTGAAGTGCTGCTGAGAAAAGTCGGCTTGATCGACAAAAAAGACGCGTATCCTGCCAATTTATCCGGCGGTCAGCGTCAGCGCGTTGCCATCGCCCGTGCCCTTGCCATGAAGCCGCGTGTCTTATTATTTGATGAGCCGACCTCCGCCCTTGACCCTGAGCTTGTCAATGAAGTGCTCGCGGTGATGCGCGAGCTTGCTGAGGAAGGTCGCACCATGCTGATTGTCACCCACGAAATGCGCTTTGCCCGCGATGTGTCAAGCAAAGTGGTGTTTTTGCACCAAGGCGTCATTGAAGAGATTGGCACACCTGAGCAAGTGTTTGACAACCCAACCTCGCAGCGGGTCAAAGACTTTATGGCATCGCACCGCAATTAA
- a CDS encoding sodium/glutamate symporter, whose translation MEITLNGYYTLILATLVLLLGRFLVKKIKFLEDFNIPEPVAGGLVAAIIVYALNLIWGYSFNFQQDLQTACMLMFFASIGLSADFGRLKAGGMPLLIFTVVVSVFIILQDIVGVGMASILGLDPLMGLVTGSIALTGGHGTAGAWGITLEEQYGVVGATTLGIAAATYGLVAGGVIGGPVARRLIQKMGVKPSLANPNPTDIERVAGQQSLYSTKHSEDEGLDTKEIFEKPDSMRFITASSAIETLALFAAALAFADVMTIVAKDTWFELPTFVWALGGGVIIRNVLTMVFNFDMFDRAIDVFGNAALSLFLAMALLSLKLWQLTDLAGPVLVILLVQTVVMVAYAYFITFRIMGKDYDSAVLAAGHCGFGMGATPTAIANMQAVTDRYLPSPKAFLIVPMVGAFFVDIVNATVLQIFTKLPF comes from the coding sequence ATGGAAATAACATTAAACGGCTACTATACGCTGATTTTAGCAACCTTAGTGCTCCTGCTTGGGCGGTTTTTGGTTAAAAAAATTAAGTTTTTAGAGGATTTTAATATTCCTGAACCAGTGGCAGGCGGCTTGGTAGCTGCCATCATCGTTTATGCGCTGAATTTGATTTGGGGCTACAGCTTTAACTTTCAGCAGGATTTGCAAACGGCGTGTATGTTGATGTTTTTTGCATCCATTGGCTTGAGTGCTGACTTTGGGCGCTTAAAAGCTGGGGGCATGCCGCTGCTTATTTTTACCGTTGTGGTGTCGGTATTTATTATTTTGCAAGATATCGTTGGCGTTGGAATGGCAAGCATTTTGGGGCTTGATCCGCTCATGGGCTTGGTGACCGGCTCTATCGCTTTGACCGGTGGTCATGGAACCGCTGGCGCTTGGGGCATCACCCTTGAGGAGCAATACGGCGTGGTCGGTGCAACCACTCTTGGCATTGCTGCGGCAACTTATGGCTTGGTAGCAGGGGGCGTGATCGGCGGACCGGTTGCCCGCAGGCTCATCCAAAAAATGGGCGTCAAGCCAAGCCTTGCCAATCCAAACCCAACTGACATTGAGCGCGTTGCCGGTCAACAGTCGCTGTATAGCACCAAGCATAGCGAAGATGAGGGTCTTGATACCAAAGAAATCTTTGAAAAGCCAGACAGCATGCGCTTTATTACCGCGTCCTCTGCCATTGAAACGCTGGCGCTATTTGCTGCTGCCTTAGCATTTGCTGACGTGATGACCATTGTGGCAAAAGACACTTGGTTTGAGCTGCCGACCTTCGTTTGGGCGCTTGGCGGCGGCGTGATTATCCGAAACGTTCTGACGATGGTATTTAACTTTGACATGTTCGACCGCGCTATTGACGTGTTTGGTAACGCCGCTTTGAGTCTGTTTTTAGCCATGGCGCTGTTGTCATTAAAGCTTTGGCAATTGACCGATTTGGCAGGGCCTGTGCTGGTCATCTTGCTCGTGCAAACGGTAGTAATGGTAGCTTATGCTTATTTTATTACCTTTCGAATCATGGGCAAAGACTACGATTCAGCAGTACTGGCAGCAGGGCATTGCGGCTTTGGTATGGGCGCCACGCCAACGGCGATTGCTAATATGCAAGCGGTGACTGACCGTTATTTGCCATCACCAAAGGCGTTTTTAATCGTGCCCATGGTTGGAGCGTTTTTCGTCGATATTGTGAACGCAACGGTATTGCAGATTTTTACCAAATTGCCGTTTTAA
- a CDS encoding transporter substrate-binding domain-containing protein gives MAISKKTAVKTKAIWAIGLGAILLSGCSNSQKDGIENSASTDSATSSEVLRIGTEGAYAPFNFTNADGSLGGFDVEIANALCADMKVKCEISAQDWDGIIPALKAGKFDAIVAAMSATPERAKEVSFTEPYFSNSLVFLAKDGASFDPANEADINANSIAAQRSTISSQWLENAYPKADMKLYDTLSNAFLDLGAGRVDAMISDQLPALQWLSSPSGKGFSIKGDAIDINDHFAIAVRPDDAIKDKINQSLANIKADGTYDKIYQKYFSLNSADRSADFVSPADTGAGENLQDNPSKS, from the coding sequence ATGGCAATATCAAAAAAAACGGCGGTTAAGACGAAAGCAATTTGGGCAATTGGGCTTGGCGCAATTTTGCTTAGCGGTTGTAGCAACTCACAAAAAGACGGCATAGAAAACTCAGCCTCAACAGATAGCGCGACCTCAAGTGAGGTGTTGAGGATTGGTACTGAAGGGGCGTATGCACCATTTAACTTCACCAATGCCGATGGCAGTTTGGGCGGCTTTGATGTGGAAATTGCTAACGCCCTTTGCGCGGACATGAAGGTCAAGTGCGAGATTAGCGCTCAAGATTGGGATGGTATTATTCCGGCCCTAAAAGCCGGAAAGTTTGATGCCATTGTCGCGGCGATGTCAGCGACCCCTGAGCGCGCCAAAGAGGTAAGCTTTACCGAGCCGTATTTTAGCAATAGCCTTGTGTTTTTAGCCAAAGACGGCGCAAGCTTTGACCCTGCAAATGAAGCGGACATTAACGCCAACTCAATCGCCGCTCAGCGCTCGACCATCTCCTCGCAGTGGCTTGAAAATGCCTACCCAAAAGCCGACATGAAGCTTTATGATACGCTGAGTAACGCCTTTTTGGATTTGGGTGCAGGGCGCGTTGATGCGATGATTTCAGACCAACTGCCCGCGCTTCAATGGCTAAGCTCGCCGTCTGGCAAAGGCTTTAGCATTAAAGGCGACGCCATCGACATCAACGACCATTTTGCCATTGCGGTGCGACCTGATGATGCCATCAAAGATAAAATCAATCAGTCACTTGCCAATATCAAAGCCGACGGCACTTACGATAAGATTTATCAAAAGTATTTTTCACTCAATTCGGCTGACCGCTCAGCGGATTTCGTATCGCCAGCAGACACGGGAGCGGGTGAAAATTTGCAAGATAACCCAAGCAAATCTTAG